A portion of the Catenulispora sp. GP43 genome contains these proteins:
- the lnt gene encoding apolipoprotein N-acyltransferase — protein MANVDEAGTRRRRRFRFRRPSAQSVRLAALALFAGAALNLAFAPIGWWPVAPLAVAAFSALVSGRTGRRGMLIGFWFGTGFCWVMFQWLRVFGPGAQEAVGIVESLYFIPFGWGMARVSMMRFAPLWQACLWVTEEYGRSRWPFGGFSWGRLAFSQPDSPFTPLAAVGGAPLVTFAVALSGALLWRAVVVLRRDQRAGIKWVAALVAGALVIPALGFAVPLQSPDSGTPVRIALIQGNVPRVGFGREEQEAAVLDNHVKETEVLAADIRSGKAVKPDLVVWPENGSDMDPYSDPGVAAQIQQAVDDVGVPVLIGAVINANAAGTNVLNRLIVWTPGPTGGMGATYDKTHLVPFGEYLPFRGILTKMIKRFNMIPRDFVPGHGKGVLTLGGVTVAAVICFEVAYDDVVRNAVKGGGQVLLVPSNNASYMGTGQTYQQLAIARFRAVEHGRWTMEAATSGVSAVIDPHGRILAQTGEYQARYLDMQVHRNTAITLADRVGAWPEYVFALLGLLAAIGLGGAATTWRRTRALIPAFRSPADTLPGAPDGEAAPDGSDTDAGLQPVQTPAKGRAR, from the coding sequence GTGGCGAACGTGGATGAGGCCGGTACCCGCCGGCGGCGGCGGTTCCGGTTCCGCCGGCCGAGCGCGCAGTCGGTGCGCCTGGCCGCTCTGGCGCTGTTCGCCGGGGCCGCGCTGAACCTGGCGTTCGCGCCGATCGGCTGGTGGCCGGTGGCGCCGCTGGCGGTGGCCGCGTTCTCGGCGCTGGTGTCGGGCAGGACTGGACGGCGCGGGATGCTCATCGGGTTCTGGTTCGGGACCGGCTTCTGCTGGGTCATGTTCCAGTGGCTGCGGGTCTTCGGGCCCGGGGCGCAGGAAGCGGTCGGCATCGTGGAGTCGCTCTACTTCATCCCGTTCGGGTGGGGCATGGCGCGGGTGTCGATGATGCGCTTCGCGCCGCTGTGGCAGGCGTGCCTGTGGGTCACCGAGGAGTACGGCCGCTCGCGCTGGCCCTTCGGCGGCTTCTCCTGGGGCCGGCTGGCGTTCTCCCAGCCGGACTCGCCGTTCACGCCGCTGGCCGCCGTCGGCGGGGCGCCGCTGGTGACCTTCGCGGTCGCGCTGTCCGGCGCGCTGCTGTGGCGCGCCGTGGTGGTGCTGCGGCGCGATCAGCGGGCCGGGATCAAATGGGTCGCCGCTCTGGTCGCCGGGGCGTTGGTGATCCCCGCCCTGGGCTTCGCCGTGCCGTTGCAGTCCCCGGACTCCGGTACGCCGGTGCGCATCGCGCTGATCCAGGGCAACGTGCCGCGCGTCGGGTTCGGGCGCGAGGAGCAGGAGGCCGCGGTCCTGGACAACCACGTCAAGGAGACCGAGGTCCTGGCCGCCGACATCCGCTCGGGCAAGGCGGTCAAGCCGGACCTGGTGGTCTGGCCGGAGAACGGCTCGGACATGGACCCCTACTCCGACCCGGGCGTGGCGGCGCAGATCCAGCAGGCCGTCGACGACGTCGGCGTCCCGGTGCTCATCGGCGCGGTGATCAACGCCAACGCGGCGGGGACCAACGTGCTGAACCGGCTGATCGTGTGGACCCCGGGCCCGACCGGCGGCATGGGCGCCACCTACGACAAGACCCACCTGGTGCCCTTCGGGGAGTACCTGCCCTTCCGCGGCATCCTGACCAAGATGATCAAGCGGTTCAACATGATCCCGCGCGACTTCGTGCCCGGCCACGGCAAGGGCGTGCTGACGCTAGGCGGGGTCACCGTCGCCGCGGTCATCTGCTTCGAGGTCGCCTACGACGACGTGGTCCGCAACGCGGTCAAGGGCGGCGGCCAGGTCCTGCTGGTCCCCAGCAACAACGCCTCCTACATGGGCACCGGCCAGACCTACCAGCAGCTGGCGATCGCCCGCTTCCGCGCCGTCGAGCACGGCCGCTGGACCATGGAGGCCGCCACCTCCGGGGTGTCGGCGGTCATCGACCCGCACGGCAGGATCCTGGCGCAGACCGGCGAGTACCAGGCGCGCTACCTGGACATGCAGGTCCACCGCAACACCGCGATCACCCTGGCCGACCGGGTCGGGGCCTGGCCGGAGTACGTCTTCGCGCTGCTCGGGCTGCTCGCCGCGATCGGTCTGGGCGGCGCGGCCACGACATGGCGGCGTACTCGGGCCCTGATCCCGGCTTTCAGAAGTCCAGCCGATACCCTGCCCGGTGCCCCGGACGGCGAGGCGGCCCCCGACGGGTCCGACACCGACGCCGGCCTCCAACCCGTCCAGACCCCTGCGAAAGGCCGAGCACGTTGA